DNA sequence from the Saccopteryx leptura isolate mSacLep1 chromosome 4, mSacLep1_pri_phased_curated, whole genome shotgun sequence genome:
CTTCCCAGGGCCACCTAGAGCCTCACTTACCCTTCAGCTTCTCCCCAAACATGGTCAGGAAGACGGTGAAGTTGATGGGCCCAGGAGCCTCCTTCACCATGGCCTCCAGCTCCTCGTTCTTCACATTGATCCggcctggggggagggagaggtggggacacTCAGGAACACAGTGAGGGTCAGCAGAGACCTGCCCACAGGCAGCACAGGAGAGCAGAGTGCAGGACCGTGGACCTCCCTACAGTCTCCCAACAACACCGACCACCCGCCCCTGCTCAGTCCTAAGCCCTGTCCCCTGCTGGGGGACCTTGGGAAGGGAGCTTTCAGCCACAGTCAGCACTGCGCTGCCCCATCGTCACTGCCCCCTGCCACCATCTCAGCCTCCCTGGAAAGGAGAGCAAGTTAGTTgtctgttattcccattttacagatgaggaaactgaggctcaaagaaactGAAGCTGAGGTGCACAGGGGCTGGAAGACCCTGGGTCTCAGGCTCATTTGTCTCTAGAGGGGGCAACGGATTGCCAGGGGGTTGGGACTCTGGGATTCGTCATGGTTCCAGGGGACAACCAGATCTCCAGGAGCTCAAAGCTCAGTCCAGACATGACTTGGTttgcccttcccccaaccccatccAGTCCCCGAGGCCCCTTCCGGCCCTTCCCGGAAACTTAGAGGGTGCACAACCTCCCTTGGCAGCCAAAGCCAGGAACCCTTGAGACCTGCCTGCATCTccagcctctcccccacccttagCGTCTCTTGACCCCTCACCTCACGCCAGCCTCCCACCCCCGACCTTTGCACAGGTTGCCCCTATACCTGAaatacccttcccccttccctggcAGGTCCTCCTCCAATAACCAGGACTCCTTCCTGACCTTCCAGGTAGCAACTGTGCTTTCTCTGCTCCCCAAGTGATACACGAGCCCCTAACCCCCACTTTTGCCCAGGCCTGCCCCCAGCTGCTCACTTTCTGGTTGGCTGGCTCTGCCCCAAAGCCCCAGCCTCCCCAGCTGCTGGTTACCAACCCAGGGCAGCAAAGGTGTCCCTCAGGTCTTCCTTGTCGATGAAACCATCCCGGTTCTGGTCCATGATGGTGAAGGCCTGGCAGAGACACAGGCACTGAAAACCTCCCTCCCACTCACCCAAGCCGAGCTTCCCTCCCCGGAAACAACCCCTCTCCTCTAGGGCTGTCTGTCCTACTGCAAACTGCTGCCCAGGCAACCTCAGCGCAGGCCCGTCTGGCGACCGGTTACCCAGCGCAGCAAGACACCAGCACCACAGTGATGGCTGACCCATGCTGAGCTCCCACTGTGCACCAGCACACTGCTGGGGCTTCGTGCCTGTCCCTCACTTCATGTTCATGGCAACCCCCTTTTACAGGGAGGAAAACGAAagctcagagagaggaaggacttGCCCGAGGTCATATAGTAAGCAAAGGCTCAGACAGAGAGGGGTCAGGCCTGCCCAAGGACAGCAGTCCCATCTGCAGGTTCTGAGGCACACCGTAGTGGCCACTAAGAATAATCACATTGTCCCCCTCAAGAGCTGAGGGCTGATCCCATGCCTTGCTGGCTCCCCAAGTGCTTTCTGTGCATTATATGAATCCTCCCAATGTCCCCAGGGGGAACTAACCCACCTCTTTAAACTCCTGGATCTGGGACTGATCAAACATGGAGAAGACATTGGAGCTGGCTCCTCCTTCTGTCCTTTTCCGGGCTCTTCTCGGTGCCTGCAAGGTACCAGGTAAGGCCTTGCAGAAGCCCCTTCCTTGGGAGGTCAGCCATTCCCCACCTCCCAACCCTCATGCCTCATCTCCCAGTGTCACTCATCCTGAATGACATGCCCACCACCCTCTAGCCCAAAGCAGACAGGCAGACAAAGCTCCCAGTGAAGCTTTGCAGATAAGCAGGGTGGTTTCTCAGCCCACAGCAAGAAGCCCCAGGAGCGCCCTCCCCACGGGGCCAGACAGCTGCTTCCTGACCTGGGCCCCTGGGCTCCGGAAGGCAGGTGGTCTGCGCCCAGGCTGTGAAGCAGAGAGGGGCAACTTTTCTAGCATCAGACCCCAAATGGGACCCACCTCCTCTCCTGCCATCCTCCCCAGTGTCCTCAGGATAACATTTGGGCTCCTCAGCCTTGACAGATGTGTCCTTTGTCCCTCTCTCAGGGCTTCCACCCCACCACCTAGGTCCGCCACTCTGTCCCAAACCTGCTTTGAGCTTCTCCTTTCCCAACATTTGCTCCTGCCATCCCCACAACCTGGAAAACTTTCCCTTCTTTCCATCTGGTAGAATCCTCATTCGTCAGCCTCAACACCTCTGccacctcctctgagaagccttccctgacccccaCGCCAATTTAGAGCTCCCCGATTCTTCCCTCCCCAGCAGTCTAGGGCAGCCACACCCTATAGCATGTACCACACTGTCCTGCCATATCTGCGTCTGTTTATTTCTGAGGTCCCTGTCCCCGCCCTGGGCCTGGCTCAGAGTGGGAATTGGTTTGGAAGTAGCTACCCAAGGCTCAGGGGTGAACTCCCCAGCACGTAGAGCAGGCGACCCCCCACGTGGAATAATTCCAGGGTTTCCTTCAGGATGTCATGGTGCCTGGGAGTCCACTACTGAGCACTGAAAGCTCTGAGTCCTCAAGACACCCTGAGGAGGAGAGCTTCCCCTAGCAGCCATCACTAGAGCCCCCATGCTTAGGAGTCCCCAAACTGGCCCAGAGGGGTGGGACAGACACAAGTCCCTGCTCCCATCCCTTCACCCCCAGCTCCTGCCTCCATCTCGGTCTGTTCCAACCTTCTGCCAAGCCTGGTCCATCCCCAGAGCAGGGGCTTGCCATTCTGCCCACCCCAGTGCTTGGGtggtctcctcccccccccacccccactcacgaCTGCTCCACCACCccgcttcccccacccctgcactCACCCCCACTTCCCTCCGGCGCCTGGGCTCACTTTGGGAGCAGCAGCATGGCTGACTTATAATTAGCTTTTACTGGGTGCTTTGTCTCCACTAATCCTTTGAAAGGGGGGCTGGCAGGGCAGCCAGGGCGTTATGATGCCGTAAAACCACTGTAATATTTATAAATCCCTTCAGACATCATAAAGAAAAGAACCTCCCTGCAGAGTTCATCTCACATAATTACATATACATTTCCCTCTGATTAATAAAAACGATCACTTCCGTCTGTGGGATACTCTGCCCTTTCTCTCCTCAGACCTGCCTTTAGCCTTGGTGTCACTCACCCTGCCTCACCCCAGCCTTCCACAACCATCTTGGGAAACACTGCCCTGTGTGTGCCAGGCGCTGTTCCAGAACCCCAAAAGGAGGGCTGcacaggggaaactgaggctgagggcCCTGACCGGCCTTCTCACCTCCCTGCCTGGACCCTTTGCAGCCCAGCTGTCTTGGGAATTTCCCTTTAAAACGTgcccctaaaaaataaaaattccctgAAAAGAGCGTCTCAGAGCAGAAGGAGGTAGCCCAGACCTGAGTTCTAAGCCTGCCTTTGCTGCTCACAGCCTCTGTGATGTTAAGAAAATCAGTGACAGCCTCTAAGCCTCAACTTCCCCATTTGTGCCCATTCCAAGGCATCAGGACATTTATCAGGTTCCAGCTAATCTCCAGCCAGGCCCTGTGCCCGCACCCCAGGACCCAGAGCTGAATGAGGCCCCATCCTGTCCCCAAAGTGCCCACAGTCCAGCTGGAAGACAGGCAGtcagaaaagggggagggagggagagggacaggcgCTAAGAACACAGAGAAGCCCCTCTGCCACTGGGCACTCAGGGCAGACCTCCCAGAGGAGGTGGCTTCTGAGCCGGTGCTTGACAGCCCAGTCAGTGTTCTCAGGCCAAGAGGGACTGATGAGGGTGTGAGAGACAGGCCTGAAGGAACAGTGCCCTGGAGCCTGCGGGGAGACCCAAGGGGCTGGGCATGGGGGCAAGGGAGGACAGCAGGACCAGCCCCACTTGGGCTGGAGGACCTTGTAGCAGGCCAGCAGGCCCCACACCAGGCTCCAGAGGACTCAGGCTGCCCTGGAGTCCCAACCCAACCCTGACAGGAGTCATGGCCTCTCAGAAGGAGCCCAGCCCCACTTTTGCCATGAAAAGTCCAACTTGGCCCACCTTATCTCCCCccaccttcttcctcctccccttcaccTCAGCATCCCCCACCAAGTCCAGGTAAAGCAGACCCAAATCAGGACCCACAGGGAGGGACTGACCAGGGACATCAGGTCAAGGGCAAGGACGTCAATGAAAGGAACAAGGTCAAGGTGAGGGTGAGCTCAGGCAATGAGGAGAAGGTCAGAATGACAAATGAAGTCAAGGTCACAGGATGAGGTCCGGAGCAGGCGGCAGGACAGCCCTAGCCTACCATAGTCTG
Encoded proteins:
- the MYL10 gene encoding myosin regulatory light chain 10 isoform X1; translated protein: MSLPGRRPPAFRSPGAQAPRRARKRTEGGASSNVFSMFDQSQIQEFKEAFTIMDQNRDGFIDKEDLRDTFAALGRINVKNEELEAMVKEAPGPINFTVFLTMFGEKLKGTDPEETILHAFKVFDAEGKGFVKADFIKEKLMTQADRFSEEEVKQMFAAFPPDVCGNLDYRNLCYVITHGEEKD
- the MYL10 gene encoding myosin regulatory light chain 10 isoform X2, which translates into the protein MPGRRPPAFRSPGAQAPRRARKRTEGGASSNVFSMFDQSQIQEFKEAFTIMDQNRDGFIDKEDLRDTFAALGRINVKNEELEAMVKEAPGPINFTVFLTMFGEKLKGTDPEETILHAFKVFDAEGKGFVKADFIKEKLMTQADRFSEEEVKQMFAAFPPDVCGNLDYRNLCYVITHGEEKD